The following coding sequences lie in one Musa acuminata AAA Group cultivar baxijiao chromosome BXJ3-1, Cavendish_Baxijiao_AAA, whole genome shotgun sequence genomic window:
- the LOC103987260 gene encoding uncharacterized protein C24B11.05-like, with protein MLHHLQIEESQIPEMSLELYKEYGTTIAGLKALGYKFDNDEFHAYVHGKLPYHTLKPDPLLRNLLLSMPQRKMIFTNADKAHAARVLSRLGLENCFEGIICFETLNPTEKVTTTLRDNVSNTDRANCEGRILCKPSLEAIETAMRIANIDPKKTIFFDDSAKNIAAGKAAGLHTVLVGRSVPVPGADLALESIYNIKEALPEIWQDGKQTKPVIAATAVEETTVLA; from the exons atgctgcaccatctccaaatagAAGAAAGCCAAATCCCAGAAATGTCCCTGGAATTGTACAAAGAGTATGGGACAACAATAGCTGGTCTTAAG GCACTGGGTTACAAATTCGACAACGATGAGTTCCATGCATATGTTCATGGAAAATTGCCATACCATACACTGAAACCTGATCCTTTGTTGAGGAATCTGCTTCTTTCAATGCCACAGAGAAAGATG ATCTTCACAAATGCAGACAAAGCTCATGCTGCAAGAGTTCTAAGCAGGCTGGGCCTGGAAAACTGCTTTGAAGGAATCATATGCTTCGAGACACTGAATCCAACTGAAAAGGTCACTACTACTCTCAGAGACAATGTATCAAACACTGATAGGGCCAATTGCGAGGGAAGAATACTCTGCAAGCCATCTTTGGAAGCCATCGAAACCGCCATGAGGATCGCAAACATCGATCCCAAGAAAACA ATATTCTTTGACGACAGCGCAAAAAACATTGCAGCAGGAAAGGCAGCAGGTCTTCATACTGTCCTT GTTGGGAGGTCAGTGCCGGTACCAGGGGCTGATCTTGCACTGGAGAGCATTTACAACATAAAAGAAGCATTGCCTGAGATATGGCAGGATGGAAAGCAGACGAAACCAGTTATTGCGGCCACCGCAGTGGAAGAAACCACAGTCCTTGCATGA